One region of Streptococcus parasanguinis genomic DNA includes:
- a CDS encoding M protein trans-acting positive regulator PRD domain-containing protein codes for MRLLLSKKQRRQLQLLEILIKEKRWFHLKELAKRLDCTERSLKEDLSNLRSTFDDFLIESSTNGIKISYEDSVGLEVIYHHFLKESQAFALIEYLFFNKDVSNEYICRKFDLSYQSFYRLIRTINQKLQTKYNVKIDLKPLNLVGDEIDVRFFYAQYFAERYYYMEWPFPEFKEEAVTDLITFFFKLYGYPLTFSVLRSYKVLLTVYLSRIKQGYFIDMPTNYDVYKDHYQGVTNVEEMLRYFSLQLGVELNEKVLEQFFIIFIQENFYFSPESLIEAAETDPYAKESTTLIRDMFKDLCYTYDLDIENLDEMLMHVHNTSHLDRKELFSEFLLFDTKTNTNEDFMSIFPAFYDDLKEHIITYMKTMKHDLNDEIIKHMIYTVYTHWERLLPQLLRRRKSIKVLIISRFDDHHAKSMIDFLDFYCTDNFEFTQMIKYNLTVDDIEASDADVVVANFMMPELKRKPFICTSSLSSLELVEKLNAFFYDFTSAEH; via the coding sequence ATGAGACTGCTCTTATCGAAAAAACAGAGACGCCAATTGCAATTATTGGAAATCTTGATTAAGGAAAAAAGATGGTTCCACTTAAAAGAGTTGGCCAAGCGTTTGGATTGTACAGAACGTTCGTTAAAAGAAGATTTGTCTAATCTTCGTAGTACATTTGATGACTTTTTAATTGAATCCTCTACCAATGGGATCAAGATCAGTTATGAGGATTCGGTTGGGCTAGAAGTGATCTATCATCACTTTTTAAAAGAATCACAAGCCTTCGCCTTGATTGAATATCTTTTCTTCAACAAGGATGTTTCCAATGAATATATTTGCAGAAAGTTTGATCTGAGTTACCAATCTTTCTACCGCTTGATTCGGACGATTAATCAGAAGCTTCAAACCAAATACAATGTAAAGATTGATTTGAAACCCTTGAATCTTGTCGGGGATGAGATTGACGTTCGTTTCTTCTATGCCCAGTATTTTGCGGAACGTTATTACTATATGGAGTGGCCTTTCCCAGAATTTAAGGAAGAGGCTGTGACCGATTTGATCACCTTCTTCTTCAAGCTCTATGGCTATCCATTGACCTTCTCAGTACTCAGGTCTTATAAAGTTCTCTTGACAGTCTACTTGTCACGGATTAAGCAGGGCTATTTTATTGACATGCCAACGAACTATGATGTGTATAAGGACCATTATCAAGGGGTGACCAATGTCGAGGAGATGTTGCGCTACTTTAGCTTGCAGTTGGGTGTCGAATTGAATGAAAAAGTGCTGGAGCAGTTCTTCATCATCTTCATTCAAGAGAATTTCTATTTCAGTCCAGAAAGCTTGATCGAAGCTGCAGAAACAGATCCTTATGCCAAAGAATCAACGACGCTCATCAGAGATATGTTCAAGGATCTATGCTATACCTATGATTTAGACATTGAAAATCTTGATGAGATGTTGATGCATGTCCATAACACGTCTCATCTCGATCGGAAGGAATTATTCTCTGAGTTTCTCTTATTTGATACCAAGACCAATACCAACGAAGATTTCATGAGCATCTTCCCAGCCTTCTATGATGATTTGAAGGAGCATATCATCACTTATATGAAGACCATGAAGCATGATCTGAATGATGAGATCATCAAACACATGATCTACACGGTCTACACACACTGGGAGCGTCTCTTACCGCAATTATTGCGCCGTCGGAAATCAATTAAGGTCTTGATTATCAGTCGTTTTGATGACCACCATGCCAAATCCATGATCGACTTCCTTGATTTCTACTGTACGGATAATTTTGAATTCACACAGATGATCAAGTACAATCTAACAGTGGACGATATCGAAGCTTCGGATGCTGATGTTGTGGTCGCCAACTTTATGATGCCAGAACTAAAGAGAAAACCTTTTATCTGTACAAGTAGCCTCTCGTCCCTTGAGTTAGTAGAAAAACTCAACGCTTTCTTTTATGATTTTACCAGTGCAGAACACTAA
- a CDS encoding hemolysin family protein, protein MEDPGSQEILLEFILLIVLTLLNAFFSATEMSMVSLNRSRVEQKAEEGDKKYIRLLSVLEQPNHFLSTIQVGITLITILSGASLADSLGHVIAGWMGNTKTALATGSFLSLAFLTYISIVFGELYPKRIAMNLKDELAVRTAPIVILLGKIVSPFVWLLSASTNLLSRITPMEFDDPDEKMTRDEIEYMLTNSEATLDADEIEMLQGIFSLDEMVAREVMVPRTDAFMVDINDDTKEIIESILKQNFSRIPVYDDDKDNVIGLIHTKRLLNEGFINGFDNIVLRKILQEPLFVPETIFVDDLLKELRNTQNQMAILLDEYGGMSGLVTLEDLLEEIVGEIDDETDKAEIDVFEIADNTYVVQGAMSLNDFNEYFDVELQSDDVDTIAGYYLTEVGRIPTLKERLSCEVDSQKKHLILTNDKVKNGRVTKVKVEISEIVEEDEETKSKED, encoded by the coding sequence ATGGAAGACCCTGGCAGTCAGGAAATTTTACTGGAATTTATTTTATTGATTGTTTTGACATTGTTGAATGCCTTTTTCTCGGCGACTGAAATGTCAATGGTATCGTTGAATCGCTCTCGTGTAGAGCAAAAGGCTGAAGAAGGAGATAAAAAATACATTCGTCTTCTTAGCGTATTGGAGCAACCGAACCATTTCTTATCCACTATTCAGGTGGGGATCACCTTGATTACCATCTTATCTGGGGCGAGTCTTGCGGATAGCCTTGGACATGTCATTGCTGGATGGATGGGCAATACTAAAACGGCTCTTGCAACTGGAAGCTTTTTATCTCTAGCATTTTTGACTTATATTTCGATCGTGTTTGGCGAACTCTATCCGAAACGAATCGCTATGAACTTGAAAGATGAGTTGGCTGTTCGAACAGCTCCGATTGTGATTCTATTAGGAAAAATTGTCAGCCCCTTTGTTTGGTTGCTTTCAGCATCGACCAACCTTTTGAGCCGTATCACGCCAATGGAATTCGATGATCCGGATGAAAAGATGACGCGGGATGAAATCGAGTATATGCTGACCAATAGTGAAGCAACACTAGATGCGGACGAGATTGAGATGCTCCAAGGGATCTTTTCATTAGATGAAATGGTAGCGCGTGAAGTCATGGTGCCACGGACAGATGCCTTCATGGTCGATATCAATGATGATACCAAAGAAATTATTGAAAGTATCCTTAAGCAAAACTTTTCACGGATTCCTGTCTATGATGATGACAAGGACAATGTCATCGGCCTCATCCATACCAAACGTCTCTTGAACGAAGGATTTATCAATGGCTTTGATAATATTGTCTTAAGAAAGATTTTACAAGAACCTTTGTTTGTTCCAGAGACCATTTTTGTGGATGATCTTTTGAAGGAATTGCGCAATACCCAAAATCAAATGGCCATTCTGCTTGATGAATATGGTGGGATGTCTGGTTTGGTTACTCTTGAAGACCTCTTGGAAGAAATCGTCGGTGAAATTGACGATGAGACTGACAAAGCAGAAATTGATGTCTTTGAAATTGCGGACAATACCTATGTCGTACAAGGAGCCATGTCACTAAATGACTTTAACGAATATTTTGATGTTGAGTTGCAAAGTGATGATGTGGATACCATTGCAGGGTATTATCTGACAGAGGTTGGGCGAATTCCAACCTTGAAAGAGCGACTCAGCTGTGAAGTCGATAGTCAAAAGAAACACCTCATTTTGACAAATGACAAAGTAAAAAATGGTCGTGTGACCAAGGTGAAAGTTGAAATTTCTGAAATCGTCGAGGAAGATGAAGAAACAAAATCAAAAGAAGATTAG
- a CDS encoding ABC transporter substrate-binding protein: MKVVKKLLAPVLVVGLLLTSLVTLHNLKDTKKDNVFRIGISQYITHKSLDATRKGFIEELKKEGYVDGKNIQIDFQNAQGEQRNLKNISKQLAEESDLVFAIATPSAQSLANTTKSTPIVFSAVTDPLAAKLVKNLKEPGGNITGTSDQSEDAISTQVDMIKQVLPTAKTVGILYTQSEPNSVVQKDNAKKILEAKGYQVVEKTILDSNNVKAAADSIMSEADIVFVPTDNIISSTMETVKQVSISHKVPVFGGSAEMVATGGLYNFGTDYEELGRQAARMAIRIMKGEKPGKVAVETPEKLELHTNKEMAKELGIDISSLKVEK, from the coding sequence ATGAAAGTAGTGAAAAAATTGCTAGCACCTGTCCTGGTTGTAGGACTTCTGTTAACATCATTGGTGACCTTACACAATCTAAAGGATACTAAAAAAGACAATGTCTTTCGAATTGGGATTTCCCAGTACATCACCCATAAGTCGCTCGATGCGACACGAAAAGGCTTTATCGAGGAGTTGAAGAAAGAGGGTTATGTAGATGGGAAAAATATTCAGATCGATTTCCAAAATGCTCAAGGGGAGCAACGAAATCTGAAAAATATTTCTAAACAATTGGCAGAAGAAAGTGATCTAGTCTTTGCGATTGCAACCCCTTCCGCACAAAGTTTGGCTAATACCACTAAATCAACACCTATTGTTTTCTCAGCTGTGACCGACCCATTGGCAGCGAAATTGGTGAAAAACTTGAAAGAACCAGGTGGCAATATCACAGGGACAAGTGACCAGTCAGAAGATGCGATCTCTACACAGGTAGACATGATTAAGCAAGTGCTTCCAACGGCGAAAACAGTTGGGATCCTCTATACGCAAAGTGAGCCTAACTCAGTCGTCCAAAAAGATAATGCGAAGAAGATCCTTGAAGCTAAAGGCTATCAAGTGGTTGAAAAAACAATTCTCGATAGTAACAATGTGAAAGCTGCAGCAGACAGTATCATGTCAGAAGCAGATATCGTCTTTGTTCCGACAGACAATATTATCTCTTCTACAATGGAAACTGTCAAACAGGTATCGATTAGTCATAAGGTGCCAGTTTTTGGAGGTTCTGCTGAAATGGTGGCTACTGGTGGCTTGTACAACTTTGGTACTGATTATGAGGAATTGGGAAGACAAGCTGCTCGGATGGCCATTCGCATCATGAAGGGTGAGAAACCCGGCAAAGTCGCAGTTGAAACACCTGAAAAATTAGAATTGCACACCAATAAAGAGATGGCTAAAGAGCTTGGAATTGATATTAGCTCGTTGAAGGTAGAAAAATAG
- a CDS encoding AI-2E family transporter, with protein MFRNSKLLFWTCEILLLTVIFYIWKSMGTLISPFVSVLNTILLPFLIAGFLYYITNPIVELLEKHLKIKRVFGILITLVLLFGIIGLGIFYLLPILINQLTSLINSTQGLYWEVQSLVRKLSTNPLFQNVNIQSTIQQLNLSYMDILQNLLNSVTNSLGSVVNTIVNTVFILIMTPVFLVYFLVDGKKLLPMLERTILRNDKLHISSLLISLNETVSRYISGISIDAFIIGTLAYIGYSFIGLKYALVFAIFSGLANLIPYVGPTIGLIPMIITYAFTDMDMMIKAVIYMLIIQQIDGNILYPRIVGGVMKVHPITIMVLLLLSSNIYGIIGMVVAIPVYSIGKEIVKFLVNLYDNHRAAKEQKKKEEFGIINKS; from the coding sequence ATGTTTCGAAATAGTAAATTGTTATTCTGGACATGTGAGATCTTATTATTGACGGTGATTTTTTATATTTGGAAATCAATGGGGACTTTAATTTCTCCATTTGTATCTGTTCTGAATACCATCCTCTTACCATTTTTAATTGCAGGTTTTTTATATTACATTACCAATCCGATTGTTGAATTGTTGGAAAAACATTTAAAAATCAAGCGTGTGTTTGGGATTTTGATCACCTTAGTACTCTTGTTTGGGATCATTGGCTTAGGGATCTTTTATCTGCTCCCTATCTTAATTAATCAGTTAACCAGCTTGATCAATTCAACTCAAGGACTTTACTGGGAAGTTCAAAGTTTGGTTCGAAAACTCTCGACCAATCCTTTGTTCCAGAATGTGAATATCCAGTCGACGATTCAGCAGTTGAATCTCTCTTATATGGATATCCTACAAAATCTCTTGAATAGTGTGACCAACAGTTTAGGAAGTGTGGTTAACACCATTGTCAATACGGTCTTTATCTTGATCATGACCCCTGTCTTCTTGGTTTATTTCTTGGTCGATGGGAAGAAGTTATTGCCGATGTTGGAGCGGACCATTTTACGCAATGACAAACTCCACATTTCAAGCCTCTTGATTAGTTTGAATGAAACGGTCTCTCGCTATATTAGTGGGATTTCGATCGATGCCTTTATCATTGGAACCCTAGCCTACATTGGCTATAGTTTTATTGGATTGAAGTACGCTTTGGTCTTTGCCATCTTTTCTGGGCTGGCCAACCTCATTCCATATGTAGGACCAACCATCGGCTTGATTCCGATGATCATCACCTATGCCTTCACAGATATGGATATGATGATCAAAGCAGTCATTTACATGTTGATTATCCAGCAGATCGATGGGAATATTCTTTATCCGCGTATCGTTGGAGGCGTGATGAAGGTTCACCCGATTACCATTATGGTTCTCTTATTGCTCTCAAGTAATATCTACGGCATTATCGGGATGGTCGTTGCGATTCCAGTCTATTCGATTGGAAAAGAAATTGTAAAATTCTTGGTGAATCTTTATGATAACCACCGTGCTGCTAAGGAGCAGAAGAAAAAAGAAGAATTTGGTATCATTAATAAATCATAG
- a CDS encoding ABC transporter ATP-binding protein, which produces MATLLSIEGIHKTFEAGTVNENHVLKGLDLQVEEGDFISVIGGNGAGKSTLMNILAGNLVVDEGDILLEGNSIKNTSVRKRAKDIARVFQDPKMGTASRLTIEENMAIAQRRGKSRGLGWGVREKDRELFREALKELNIGLENRLKVDTQYLSGGQRQALTLVMAALVKPKLLLLDEHTAALDPKTSEMVMELTQKIVESHDLTTLMITHDMNHAIEYGNRLIMLYQGKIVVDVKGEEKKNLTVEDLMRLFQQNSGETLVSDELVLG; this is translated from the coding sequence ATGGCAACATTATTATCAATTGAAGGCATTCATAAGACATTTGAAGCAGGAACGGTTAATGAAAACCATGTCTTAAAAGGCTTGGATCTCCAAGTAGAAGAAGGGGACTTCATTTCGGTCATCGGTGGAAATGGAGCTGGGAAATCAACCTTGATGAACATCTTGGCAGGAAATCTGGTTGTAGATGAAGGGGATATCTTGCTAGAAGGTAACTCTATCAAAAATACGAGTGTTCGTAAGCGTGCGAAAGATATTGCGCGTGTCTTCCAAGATCCCAAGATGGGGACAGCTTCTCGTTTGACCATTGAAGAAAATATGGCCATTGCCCAACGTCGGGGGAAATCTCGTGGTTTGGGCTGGGGAGTTCGGGAGAAAGATCGCGAATTATTCCGTGAAGCCTTGAAGGAACTGAATATCGGTTTAGAGAACCGCCTCAAAGTCGACACCCAATATTTGTCTGGTGGGCAACGTCAAGCGTTGACCTTGGTCATGGCAGCCTTGGTCAAACCCAAACTCTTGCTTCTGGATGAACATACCGCAGCGCTCGATCCTAAGACTAGTGAAATGGTCATGGAATTGACACAAAAGATCGTGGAAAGCCATGATTTGACAACCTTGATGATTACGCATGATATGAACCATGCAATTGAATACGGCAACCGCTTGATCATGCTCTACCAAGGCAAGATCGTTGTCGACGTCAAAGGAGAAGAAAAGAAAAACCTAACGGTTGAAGATTTGATGCGCCTCTTCCAACAAAACAGTGGTGAAACCCTGGTTAGTGATGAATTGGTATTAGGATAA
- a CDS encoding ABC transporter permease, with translation MNFVLSSLSEGLLWSIMAIGVYLTFRILDIADMTAEGAFPLGAAVVASQIQAGRNPWLATFLGFLAGMIAGLVSGILHTKMKIPALLTGIVTLTGLYSINIKIMGGVPNLSIGDSSTIFKSVMKLGLSNEEAVFLISISCLIIVCILLTLLMKTQLGLVLRSTGDNIPMSEANGVNVDNMKMLGYMISNGLIALCGAMFAQNDGFSDVTSGTGTIVVGLSAVIIAEVLIHELTIGWRLLSIGVGAIVYRLIILNIYEIPNLDQNMVRLFNAILLAIVLFAPEAQKRLRVRGLKLGNK, from the coding sequence ATGAATTTTGTTTTATCAAGTTTATCAGAAGGTTTATTGTGGTCGATCATGGCGATCGGTGTTTACTTAACATTTCGAATTTTAGATATTGCTGATATGACGGCAGAAGGAGCCTTTCCACTTGGGGCAGCAGTTGTAGCATCTCAAATTCAAGCCGGAAGAAATCCTTGGCTTGCAACCTTTTTAGGCTTCCTAGCCGGAATGATCGCAGGATTGGTCTCTGGAATTCTCCATACAAAAATGAAAATTCCAGCCCTCTTGACAGGGATTGTCACTTTGACCGGTCTCTACTCTATCAATATCAAAATCATGGGAGGGGTTCCTAACCTTTCTATCGGAGATTCTAGTACCATTTTCAAGAGTGTGATGAAATTAGGTCTTTCTAATGAAGAAGCTGTCTTTTTGATTAGCATTTCTTGCTTGATCATCGTATGTATCTTGTTAACTCTCTTAATGAAGACGCAACTTGGCTTGGTTTTGCGCTCGACTGGTGATAACATTCCAATGAGTGAGGCCAATGGGGTCAATGTAGATAACATGAAGATGTTGGGCTACATGATTTCGAATGGTTTGATTGCCCTTTGTGGAGCCATGTTTGCACAAAATGATGGTTTCTCAGATGTGACTTCTGGTACAGGGACGATCGTAGTCGGCTTGAGTGCTGTGATTATCGCAGAAGTTTTGATCCACGAATTGACCATTGGTTGGCGTTTGCTTTCCATCGGGGTTGGAGCTATTGTGTACCGTTTGATTATCTTAAATATTTATGAGATCCCAAATCTCGATCAAAATATGGTTCGTCTCTTCAATGCGATCTTGCTCGCGATTGTCTTGTTCGCTCCTGAGGCGCAAAAACGTCTTCGTGTTCGCGGATTGAAGTTAGGAAATAAGTAG
- a CDS encoding ABC transporter ATP-binding protein, protein MNNLIELQDVNLIRNGKALLKEINWQVKENECWAILGLNGAGKSTLLKLLMSEYWASSGQVTVLGTRFGEGGIPELRKRIGIVSSFISERLPEHLLTEQIVLTGQYKSSILYAAYGEEELNWARDMLTSIGASSLIGRKYRELSQGEKQTVLIARSLMDQPDLIIFDEASSGLDLFAREKLLRQIHHIKQLDHAPTTIYVTHHAEEITTDMTHVLLLKHGQVVEQGPKESILTPHVLSQFYEAPVSLIDLGDERLFVKPEIAH, encoded by the coding sequence ATGAATAATTTGATTGAACTACAAGACGTCAATTTGATCCGCAATGGAAAAGCCCTTTTAAAAGAGATTAACTGGCAAGTAAAAGAAAATGAATGTTGGGCGATTTTAGGCTTAAATGGAGCAGGAAAATCGACCCTCCTCAAACTGCTCATGTCTGAATACTGGGCTAGTTCTGGCCAGGTAACGGTCCTTGGAACCCGCTTTGGAGAAGGGGGTATTCCTGAGTTACGTAAGCGTATTGGGATCGTTAGCTCCTTCATTTCAGAAAGACTGCCAGAACATCTTTTGACAGAGCAAATTGTCCTAACTGGTCAATACAAGAGTAGTATCTTATATGCTGCATACGGGGAAGAAGAACTGAACTGGGCACGGGATATGCTAACTTCAATTGGGGCTAGCTCTTTGATCGGCCGCAAATACCGGGAGCTCTCCCAGGGAGAAAAGCAGACCGTTCTCATTGCACGAAGCCTCATGGACCAGCCAGATCTGATCATTTTTGACGAAGCTTCTAGTGGATTGGATCTCTTTGCCAGAGAAAAGCTCCTCCGTCAGATCCATCATATCAAACAACTGGATCACGCGCCTACCACGATCTACGTCACCCACCATGCCGAGGAAATTACAACAGACATGACCCATGTCCTCTTACTCAAACATGGCCAAGTGGTCGAGCAAGGACCAAAGGAAAGCATTTTAACCCCCCATGTCCTTAGCCAGTTTTACGAAGCACCAGTATCCCTCATTGATCTTGGTGACGAGCGACTCTTTGTCAAACCAGAAATCGCACACTGA
- a CDS encoding cation:proton antiporter — MELLLYAVIFSMILIVSNATNKLVPSLPLPLIQILLGIGWALFVPEENFHLDTELFLALVIGPLLFREAEEADITSVLKHWRIILYLIFPVIFISTISLGWAAHSLWLSLPLAACMAVGAALGPTDLVAFASLSERFSFPKRVSNILKGEGLLNDASGLVAFRVALAALATGSFSLGEAGISLGISIIGGFAVGILTAFVNRWLQTLLLSVRASDIASELLLELSLPLLTFFLAEELHVSGIIAVVVSGILKASRFKHITLLEARVDTVSHTVWNTVNFILNGSVFVILGMELEMISKPILSSPIYNNLLLVLSVFLLTALLFLIRFVMVYLFYWFRTVRLKKSLRNYLKDALLLTFSGVKGTVSIATILLIPTKIEKEYPILLFLVAGVTLVSFIAGLVVLPKLSEDKEETNDYLMQIAILNDVVMELEADLKNSKHKGPLYAAIDNYHGRIENLILGQENRLIQRDWEQLKLLILSIESDGLEQAYEEGKIRERGYRVYQRYLRNMEQRVNRNLSSRLTYYLLVSFRLLRLLVHEILTFGSGLRNWWTREESKLEAIDYDQIAALYLANTEIIIESLEDLKGIYRSSLISFLQESRLRETAIITSGAFVERVINRVKPNNIDEMLRGYYLERKIIFEYEAQHLITAKQARRMRQNVNELESYSLRESANTLPYDLIEYARNR; from the coding sequence ATGGAACTACTCCTTTATGCAGTGATCTTTTCGATGATTTTGATCGTCTCAAATGCCACCAATAAACTTGTGCCAAGTCTTCCTCTACCCTTGATTCAAATTTTACTAGGGATTGGTTGGGCCCTCTTTGTGCCAGAAGAAAATTTTCATCTGGATACCGAGCTCTTTCTGGCGCTGGTCATTGGCCCTCTCTTATTTCGAGAAGCAGAAGAAGCAGATATTACTTCCGTCTTAAAGCACTGGCGGATCATCCTCTATTTGATTTTCCCAGTGATTTTTATCTCCACCATTAGTTTGGGCTGGGCAGCTCACTCCTTGTGGCTGAGCCTTCCTTTAGCAGCCTGTATGGCAGTTGGGGCAGCCCTTGGGCCTACCGACTTAGTAGCCTTTGCCTCCCTGTCTGAGCGCTTTAGCTTTCCAAAGCGGGTTTCGAATATCTTAAAAGGCGAAGGGTTACTAAATGATGCCTCAGGTCTAGTTGCCTTTCGAGTGGCCTTGGCAGCTCTTGCGACCGGAAGTTTCTCTCTTGGAGAGGCAGGGATTTCCTTAGGAATCTCCATCATTGGAGGATTTGCAGTGGGGATCTTAACGGCCTTTGTGAACCGGTGGTTGCAAACCTTGCTCTTGAGTGTTCGCGCCAGTGATATTGCCAGTGAATTGTTATTAGAACTGAGTCTCCCACTGTTGACCTTCTTCCTAGCAGAAGAACTCCATGTCTCTGGTATCATTGCAGTAGTTGTGTCAGGGATCCTAAAAGCCAGTCGCTTTAAGCACATTACCCTCCTTGAAGCGCGGGTAGATACTGTGAGTCATACTGTCTGGAATACGGTCAACTTTATCTTAAATGGGTCGGTCTTTGTCATCTTAGGAATGGAATTGGAAATGATCTCCAAGCCCATCTTAAGTAGTCCCATTTACAATAATCTTCTTTTAGTTCTTTCTGTCTTTCTGTTGACAGCCTTGCTCTTTTTGATTCGTTTTGTCATGGTTTACCTCTTTTATTGGTTCCGAACGGTTCGACTAAAAAAATCGTTAAGAAATTATCTAAAAGATGCCTTATTGCTGACCTTTTCGGGTGTGAAGGGAACGGTTTCGATTGCGACGATTCTTTTGATTCCAACCAAGATCGAAAAAGAATACCCTATCCTACTCTTTTTAGTGGCAGGAGTTACCCTTGTCAGCTTTATTGCTGGCTTAGTGGTACTTCCAAAATTATCAGAAGACAAGGAAGAAACCAATGACTACCTGATGCAGATCGCGATTTTAAATGATGTCGTCATGGAATTAGAAGCAGACCTAAAGAATAGCAAGCACAAGGGACCCTTGTATGCGGCGATTGATAACTACCATGGCCGCATAGAAAACTTGATTCTAGGCCAAGAAAACAGGCTCATTCAAAGGGACTGGGAACAGTTGAAGCTCCTGATTTTGAGTATTGAAAGTGACGGCTTGGAACAGGCTTATGAAGAAGGGAAGATTCGAGAGCGAGGCTACCGCGTCTACCAACGCTATCTTCGCAATATGGAGCAACGTGTCAATCGCAATCTTTCGTCTCGCTTAACCTATTACCTCTTGGTGTCTTTCCGTCTCTTGCGTTTATTAGTTCATGAGATCTTAACTTTTGGGTCTGGCTTGCGAAACTGGTGGACCCGAGAGGAAAGCAAGTTAGAGGCCATTGATTATGACCAGATTGCGGCCCTTTATCTGGCCAATACGGAAATCATCATCGAAAGTTTGGAAGACCTCAAGGGGATTTATCGGAGCAGTTTGATCTCTTTCCTCCAAGAATCTCGTCTGAGAGAAACAGCTATTATTACCAGTGGGGCCTTTGTGGAGCGGGTTATTAATCGCGTGAAACCAAATAATATCGATGAAATGTTGAGAGGCTATTATTTGGAGCGTAAGATTATTTTTGAATATGAAGCGCAACACCTGATTACCGCTAAGCAAGCGCGCCGTATGCGACAAAATGTCAATGAATTAGAAAGCTATTCCCTAAGAGAAAGTGCCAATACGCTTCCATACGATTTGATCGAGTATGCACGGAATAGATAA